One window from the genome of Catenulispora sp. EB89 encodes:
- a CDS encoding GNAT family N-acetyltransferase yields MEALEAKVNGYLHGNARARALNEACGPFHIGFDAGNANPFLNYAVPEAGAVVTSEDIEALLAAFARRERTPRLEFAPGGAPGVEEALLAAGFEVQQRLPFMVATAAELVGPSAVDGVEVVVLDKSATDAELRGVALAQREAFGESDEPQDDADFSDDVIGLRGAVDAGRSLVLARGAAGSDAAGVPMAGGGSGSANSGTTEIGGIATRPAFRRRGAGAAVTAALSRHLLEVAGLECVWLSPSGPDQERLYASIGYRSLGEMLFIWKP; encoded by the coding sequence TTGGAAGCGCTCGAAGCGAAGGTCAACGGCTACCTGCACGGCAACGCGCGCGCCCGGGCACTGAACGAGGCATGTGGGCCGTTCCACATCGGCTTCGACGCCGGCAACGCCAATCCCTTCCTGAACTACGCGGTACCCGAAGCCGGCGCTGTTGTGACGTCCGAGGACATCGAGGCGTTGCTCGCGGCTTTCGCCCGACGGGAGCGCACGCCGCGGCTGGAGTTCGCGCCGGGCGGCGCGCCGGGGGTGGAGGAGGCACTGCTGGCGGCCGGGTTCGAGGTGCAGCAGCGGCTGCCGTTCATGGTGGCGACGGCCGCGGAGCTGGTCGGGCCGAGTGCCGTGGACGGCGTCGAGGTGGTGGTGCTGGACAAGTCGGCGACGGACGCGGAGCTGCGCGGGGTGGCTTTGGCGCAGCGGGAGGCGTTCGGAGAGTCGGACGAGCCGCAGGATGACGCGGACTTCTCCGATGATGTGATCGGACTGCGCGGCGCGGTGGACGCGGGGAGGTCCCTGGTGCTGGCGCGGGGGGCCGCGGGCAGCGACGCAGCCGGCGTGCCGATGGCCGGCGGCGGCAGCGGGTCGGCGAACTCGGGGACGACGGAGATCGGCGGCATCGCGACCCGGCCGGCTTTCCGGCGGCGCGGGGCGGGGGCGGCGGTGACGGCGGCGCTTTCGCGACATCTGCTGGAGGTGGCGGGGCTGGAGTGCGTGTGGCTTTCGCCGTCTGGGCCTGATCAGGAGCGGCTGTACGCGTCGATCGGGTACCGGAGTCTTGGGGAGATGCTGTTCATCTGGAAGCCCTGA
- the alr gene encoding alanine racemase gives MTDLTATDFPPGPLRAEARIDLDAIRANTRRVGQIVAESGAGVMAVVKADAYGHGAVPCARAAKQAGAAWLGTALPEEALQLRAAGLTGPILAWLHPAGGPWDELIAQEIDVTAYAPWVLEEITAAAQRLGTPARVQLKADTGLGRGGTQPHDWLELVELAAKAEAAGHIRVTGVWSHFACADEPGHPSIRSQLDLFRAALAVADHAGLRPEVRHIANSPAALSLPEAHFDLVRPGLALYGLSPLPDTTPADFGLRPAMTLRARVALVKNAPAEHGVSYGHIYHTAAPTTLALVPLGYADGLPRNSSNVGEVQIGGRRHRIAGRMAMDQFVVDLGDPDAVRDVRVGDEVVIFGPGEHGEPTADDWARATGTLNYEIVTRIGPRVPRVYVGNS, from the coding sequence ATGACAGACCTGACCGCCACCGATTTTCCGCCCGGCCCGCTGCGTGCCGAGGCGCGGATCGACCTGGACGCGATCCGCGCGAACACCCGCCGCGTGGGTCAGATCGTCGCCGAGTCCGGGGCCGGGGTCATGGCCGTCGTGAAGGCCGACGCCTACGGCCACGGCGCCGTGCCGTGTGCCCGCGCCGCCAAGCAGGCCGGCGCCGCCTGGCTCGGCACCGCCCTGCCGGAGGAGGCGCTGCAGCTGCGCGCCGCCGGGCTGACCGGCCCGATCCTGGCCTGGCTGCATCCGGCCGGCGGGCCCTGGGACGAGCTGATCGCCCAGGAGATCGACGTCACCGCCTACGCCCCCTGGGTCCTGGAGGAGATCACCGCGGCCGCACAGCGCCTGGGGACCCCGGCGCGCGTGCAGCTCAAGGCCGACACCGGCCTCGGGCGCGGTGGCACCCAGCCGCACGACTGGCTGGAGCTGGTCGAGCTGGCCGCCAAGGCCGAGGCCGCCGGGCACATCCGGGTCACCGGCGTCTGGTCGCACTTCGCCTGCGCCGACGAGCCCGGGCACCCCTCGATCCGCTCCCAGCTGGACCTTTTCCGCGCGGCCCTGGCCGTCGCCGACCACGCGGGCCTGCGCCCGGAGGTCCGCCACATCGCCAACAGCCCGGCCGCCCTGAGCCTGCCCGAGGCGCACTTCGACCTGGTCCGACCGGGCCTGGCGCTCTACGGCCTCTCGCCCCTGCCGGACACCACCCCCGCCGACTTCGGCCTGCGCCCGGCGATGACGCTGCGGGCGCGCGTCGCGCTGGTCAAGAACGCCCCGGCTGAGCACGGCGTCTCCTACGGGCACATCTACCACACCGCGGCGCCCACGACCCTGGCCCTGGTCCCGCTCGGCTACGCCGACGGTCTGCCGCGCAACTCCTCCAACGTCGGCGAGGTCCAGATCGGCGGCCGGCGCCACCGGATCGCCGGCCGGATGGCGATGGACCAGTTCGTCGTCGACCTCGGCGACCCCGACGCCGTCCGCGACGTGCGGGTCGGCGACGAGGTCGTGATCTTCGGCCCGGGCGAGCACGGCGAGCCGACCGCCGACGACTGGGCCCGGGCGACCGGGACGTTGAATTACGAGATCGTCACGCGCATCGGTCCGCGTGTCCCGCGGGTCTACGTCGGGAACTCGTGA
- a CDS encoding DUF2142 domain-containing protein gives MSGSGALEPPPQPLPEPESEPEPGREPEPKAVSAPFLPTKPRRPSWPRRSTTKVLRVLNRPWLLALVGFFLVSTGWAFASPMSTSPDEPSHMVKAAATARGEFVNSTSRHEISGGFEKTWLGYPLPAKYGTLDAMSACFRNTFLSAACGKKFGTDNSTAIVETSAGNYNPAYYFPVGLPSLVLPGVGALYGMRLASALLNSGLLAAAVGIAAGWRRPGWPLLGVIAAGTPMALFLSGTVNSNGMEATAAVLAWTAAMSLALDDDPKPGQVTRRAIGLAIGGALLANTRSLGIAFVASILVALVIIAGPRKLAWLARFRAVQIMAGVLILGGVAAFLWSRYADGLTTSNLSFPTLTPAVVFNEVFWSSGTYVMQIVGELGWLDVALPPGSIIAWYAVAGLLILCAFGVARWREVVVVAGLTVGTAAIPIIAQLLEAKRFGIGWQGRYILAWALGLPVLAGLLMARRVGADLPGALERRVPTASAVVLALAGLGAFYWSMTRYAHGGWRKYGITPIQWSPPGGWIMWWIVYAIGLVILVVAVAVRRRDALWHPPPAS, from the coding sequence GTGAGCGGATCCGGCGCGCTCGAACCGCCGCCGCAGCCCCTTCCGGAACCCGAATCGGAACCGGAACCCGGCCGGGAACCAGAGCCCAAAGCGGTATCCGCGCCATTCCTCCCCACCAAACCCCGCCGCCCATCCTGGCCGCGCCGCAGCACCACCAAAGTCCTCAGGGTCCTCAACCGCCCCTGGCTGCTGGCCCTGGTCGGCTTCTTCCTGGTCTCCACCGGCTGGGCCTTCGCTTCCCCGATGTCCACATCCCCGGACGAGCCCTCGCACATGGTGAAAGCCGCCGCGACAGCCCGCGGCGAGTTCGTGAACTCGACCTCCCGCCACGAGATCAGCGGCGGCTTCGAGAAGACCTGGCTCGGCTATCCACTGCCCGCCAAGTACGGGACTCTCGACGCGATGTCCGCGTGCTTCCGCAATACGTTCCTCTCCGCGGCATGCGGTAAGAAGTTCGGCACCGACAACTCCACAGCGATCGTCGAGACCTCCGCAGGGAACTACAACCCCGCCTACTACTTCCCTGTAGGGCTCCCCAGCCTGGTGCTCCCTGGAGTCGGCGCGCTATACGGAATGCGCTTAGCGTCCGCACTACTCAACTCAGGGCTCCTCGCAGCAGCGGTCGGCATAGCCGCCGGCTGGCGCCGTCCCGGCTGGCCGCTCCTCGGCGTGATCGCCGCCGGAACTCCCATGGCGCTCTTCCTCAGCGGCACCGTGAACTCCAACGGGATGGAAGCCACAGCTGCGGTACTCGCCTGGACTGCGGCCATGTCCCTGGCGCTCGACGACGACCCGAAACCCGGCCAGGTAACGCGGCGCGCTATAGGGCTCGCCATTGGGGGAGCGCTCCTGGCGAACACCAGAAGCCTCGGCATCGCTTTCGTCGCGTCGATCCTGGTCGCGCTGGTGATCATCGCCGGCCCGCGTAAGCTCGCGTGGCTGGCTCGGTTCCGCGCCGTGCAGATCATGGCGGGCGTGCTGATCCTCGGCGGTGTCGCGGCGTTCCTATGGAGCCGCTACGCAGACGGCCTCACCACGTCGAACCTGTCGTTCCCCACCCTTACGCCGGCCGTCGTGTTCAACGAGGTGTTCTGGAGCTCCGGCACCTACGTCATGCAGATCGTCGGCGAACTCGGGTGGCTCGACGTAGCCCTGCCGCCGGGCAGCATCATCGCCTGGTACGCGGTCGCCGGCCTGCTCATCCTCTGCGCGTTCGGCGTAGCGCGATGGCGAGAGGTGGTCGTCGTGGCGGGCCTGACCGTCGGCACGGCCGCCATCCCGATCATCGCGCAACTGCTGGAGGCCAAGCGCTTCGGCATCGGCTGGCAGGGGCGCTACATCCTGGCCTGGGCGCTCGGCCTGCCGGTACTCGCCGGGCTGCTGATGGCCCGCCGCGTCGGCGCGGACCTGCCCGGCGCGCTGGAGCGACGCGTGCCGACGGCGTCAGCCGTCGTGCTCGCTCTGGCCGGGCTCGGGGCCTTCTACTGGTCGATGACGCGCTATGCGCACGGCGGCTGGAGGAAGTACGGCATCACCCCGATCCAGTGGAGCCCGCCGGGCGGCTGGATCATGTGGTGGATCGTCTACGCGATCGGGCTGGTGATTCTGGTCGTAGCCGTCGCGGTACGGCGCCGGGACGCTCTGTGGCATCCGCCGCCAGCGTCCTGA
- a CDS encoding alpha/beta fold hydrolase, which translates to MAVSTAKKAGIAGAAVGVIAAGAAAGFAIERATIGRAVRRLAEPRRLAEPYGTLRGKPLTVRADDGVGLYVEVDGPQLFSGGAGWARRRGPRAAAGPTLVFCHGYALHQDTWHYQRAEFAATNRCVFWDQRGHGRSQRGTSASHTIDQIGRDLYTVLEAVCPDGDVVLIGHSMGGMTIMALAAEHPELFGGPEGGEHARVRGVVLCSTTDGHWNEMTLGLPARAAQLFQRTAPGVFALLGRGHTLVDRTRRAGTDLAQLLTRRYAFASDVPPALVRFTDEMLSSTPMDVIADFFPTFSAHNKATALPTLGRVPVEIIVGDHDLLTPAFHSERMAAEIDAAAPDDAHHTGVEIVPAGGHVLPLEHPDAVDGAIRRVLARLDTASPDAAGTDVAGPDAPGPDVAGPGTSSH; encoded by the coding sequence ATGGCAGTCAGCACCGCTAAGAAGGCGGGGATCGCCGGAGCCGCGGTCGGCGTGATCGCCGCCGGGGCGGCGGCCGGGTTCGCCATCGAGCGCGCCACCATCGGCCGCGCCGTCCGCCGGCTGGCCGAACCCCGCCGGCTGGCCGAGCCCTACGGCACCCTGCGCGGCAAGCCTCTGACGGTCCGTGCCGACGACGGCGTCGGCCTGTACGTGGAGGTCGACGGCCCGCAGCTGTTCAGCGGCGGCGCCGGCTGGGCCCGCCGCCGCGGCCCGCGCGCCGCGGCCGGCCCGACCCTGGTGTTCTGCCACGGCTACGCCCTGCACCAGGACACCTGGCACTACCAGCGCGCGGAGTTCGCCGCGACCAACCGCTGCGTGTTCTGGGACCAGCGCGGCCACGGCCGCTCGCAGCGCGGCACCTCGGCCTCGCACACCATCGACCAGATAGGGCGCGACCTGTACACCGTCCTGGAGGCGGTGTGCCCGGACGGCGACGTGGTCCTGATCGGCCACTCCATGGGCGGTATGACGATCATGGCGCTGGCCGCCGAGCACCCCGAGCTGTTCGGCGGCCCGGAGGGCGGCGAGCACGCACGGGTGCGCGGCGTGGTGCTGTGCTCGACCACCGACGGCCACTGGAACGAGATGACGCTGGGCCTGCCGGCCCGCGCCGCGCAGCTGTTCCAACGCACCGCCCCCGGCGTGTTCGCGCTGCTGGGCCGCGGCCACACCCTGGTGGACCGCACCCGCCGGGCCGGGACCGACCTGGCGCAGCTGCTGACCCGCCGCTACGCCTTCGCCTCCGACGTGCCCCCGGCGCTGGTCCGGTTCACCGACGAGATGCTGTCCAGCACCCCGATGGACGTCATCGCCGACTTCTTCCCGACCTTCTCCGCGCACAACAAGGCCACCGCGCTGCCCACGCTCGGCCGGGTGCCGGTGGAGATCATCGTCGGCGACCACGACCTGCTGACTCCGGCGTTCCACAGCGAGCGGATGGCCGCCGAGATCGACGCCGCCGCGCCCGACGACGCCCACCACACCGGCGTGGAGATCGTCCCGGCCGGCGGGCACGTGCTGCCGCTGGAGCACCCGGACGCCGTGGACGGGGCGATCCGGCGCGTGCTGGCCCGCCTCGACACGGCGAGCCCGGATGCGGCAGGCACGGACGTGGCTGGCCCGGACGCCCCGGGCCCGGACGTGGCTGGCCCGGGCACATCAAGCCATTAG
- a CDS encoding ArsR family transcriptional regulator: MPEPRRITDPEVLKGLSHPLRQRLYRLLTQLGPSTTTILAGHLDGADPGRVSYHLRELGKRGFIEEAPELARDRRERWWRVPEGSFSWSGADFRTPEGRAVADAAFAQTVQDQVERLEAFVARKAEWSSEWQGAATTTNTHLRLAPEELRGLSEELNAVLRKWAALGRRDPSLRPDEQPVDGREQVFLFLHAFPEKP; encoded by the coding sequence ATGCCCGAACCACGCCGCATCACCGACCCCGAAGTCCTCAAAGGCCTCTCGCACCCCCTGCGCCAGCGCCTCTACCGCCTCCTCACCCAGCTGGGGCCGTCGACGACCACGATCCTCGCCGGGCACCTGGACGGGGCGGATCCGGGGCGGGTCAGCTACCACCTGCGGGAGTTGGGGAAGCGGGGGTTCATTGAGGAGGCGCCGGAGTTGGCGCGGGATCGGCGGGAGCGGTGGTGGCGGGTGCCGGAGGGGTCTTTCAGCTGGTCGGGGGCTGACTTTCGGACGCCGGAGGGGAGGGCGGTGGCGGACGCTGCTTTCGCGCAGACCGTGCAGGACCAGGTTGAGCGGTTGGAGGCGTTTGTTGCTCGGAAGGCGGAGTGGTCTTCGGAGTGGCAGGGGGCCGCGACGACCACGAACACGCACCTGCGGTTGGCGCCGGAGGAGTTGCGCGGGCTCAGTGAGGAGCTGAACGCGGTGCTGCGGAAGTGGGCCGCGCTGGGGCGGCGGGATCCTTCGCTGCGGCCTGATGAGCAGCCGGTCGACGGACGGGAGCAGGTGTTCCTGTTCCTGCACGCGTTCCCAGAGAAACCTTGA
- a CDS encoding DUF2304 domain-containing protein, with amino-acid sequence MIIQAILLVIAAGFLLLFIRHWYSVQTRALKRLAFLVFIALMVVAILRPNWVNSLAHKVGVGRGTDLVLYALTVAFVFVSVNTYFRLKTQEARFTELARVIAVRDATTLNAQRLGRPVREPAALTDASGPTGLATPLPPLTGESAGGAAR; translated from the coding sequence ATGATCATCCAGGCCATCCTGCTGGTCATCGCGGCCGGCTTCCTGCTGCTGTTCATCCGGCACTGGTACTCGGTGCAGACCAGAGCCCTGAAGCGGCTGGCGTTCCTGGTCTTCATCGCCCTGATGGTGGTCGCGATCCTGCGGCCCAACTGGGTGAACTCGCTGGCCCACAAGGTCGGCGTGGGCCGCGGCACCGACCTCGTGCTCTACGCGCTGACCGTGGCGTTCGTCTTCGTGTCGGTGAACACCTACTTCCGGCTCAAGACCCAGGAAGCGCGGTTCACCGAGCTGGCCCGGGTCATCGCGGTGCGCGACGCGACCACGCTGAACGCGCAGCGGCTGGGGCGTCCGGTGCGGGAGCCGGCGGCGCTGACCGACGCTTCCGGGCCGACCGGTCTCGCGACACCGCTGCCCCCGCTCACCGGCGAATCGGCCGGGGGAGCGGCCCGGTGA
- a CDS encoding glycosyltransferase family 2 protein, translating to MQTAEAPGSAGTSEFDDVWVVIPVYNEGSVIAEVVAGVLPTFPNVVCVDDGSRDDSADHIFRTAAHLVSHPVNLGQGAALQTGLEYALLQEGSEYFVTFDADGQHRVEDAAELVRAVRDGGADVALGSRFLSGTVHVPWVKRALLKTVAALSPAARRLELTDAHNGLRVLNRAAASQLKITMNGMAHASEIVDYLARSELEVTEVPVTVLYTDYSKAKGQSLINGVNILFDLSLRSRRTP from the coding sequence GTGCAGACAGCGGAGGCTCCCGGTTCGGCTGGGACTTCGGAGTTCGACGACGTCTGGGTCGTCATCCCCGTATACAACGAGGGCTCGGTGATCGCCGAGGTCGTCGCAGGCGTCCTGCCCACGTTCCCGAACGTGGTGTGCGTGGACGACGGCTCGCGCGACGACTCCGCCGACCACATCTTCCGCACGGCCGCGCACCTGGTCAGCCACCCGGTGAACCTGGGCCAGGGCGCCGCGCTCCAGACCGGCCTGGAGTACGCCCTGCTGCAGGAGGGCTCGGAGTACTTCGTCACCTTCGACGCCGACGGCCAGCACCGCGTGGAGGACGCCGCCGAACTGGTGCGCGCGGTCCGCGACGGCGGCGCCGACGTGGCCCTCGGCTCGCGCTTCCTGAGCGGGACCGTGCACGTGCCGTGGGTCAAGCGCGCGCTGCTGAAGACGGTCGCCGCGCTCAGCCCCGCGGCCCGCCGCCTGGAGCTCACCGACGCGCACAACGGCCTGCGGGTCCTGAACCGGGCCGCCGCCTCCCAGCTCAAGATCACCATGAACGGCATGGCGCACGCCTCGGAGATCGTGGACTACCTGGCGCGCTCGGAGCTGGAGGTCACCGAGGTCCCGGTGACCGTGCTCTACACGGACTACTCCAAGGCCAAGGGCCAGTCGCTGATCAACGGCGTCAACATCCTGTTCGACCTCTCCCTGCGGTCGCGGAGGACGCCATGA
- a CDS encoding lipopolysaccharide biosynthesis protein: MRASVGMAAGLLLVGLSGYVFLAVTGHSSTPSDAAALSSLYFLAGLVTLGVFVGLEQETSRATSRAVAEGRALAPVAHRARRHAAFLLGITVVVLAALSPVLVSGPLRGQWDLFGALVLAAGVGAVCYWVRGILGGRQEFHGYAATLATEGLGRLIPCVAVFVATGRGGAAWGYALAFAAAQGLATLAGLWWLREGFEDAGRDCLDVEVSAFETGERSAAGGLALLVAGSLLTQLVANLPPLVASTRLTHSDAVAAAFGQAFVLVRIPLLLISPIQAMLLPDLTRSAARGDHAALRGRVRVALAAVAALGVVGTGVLAVAGPWVLRVFFGTKAELSHELLAVLGVGTVFLMAAAILQPTLVALDRHRLVPIAWGAGAVVLAVLVELPVDPLHAAAAGGLGGPATVVVVMVIGLVGALRGVRGGAEAGAEAGLQTRARAETRAEAVAGEAVGAAVGAVSGRAPRDRGRSRSFPRRQGRSGPERQGAMTSGTPGRWPGGGFSLRRVARPAGEVAAALVGAFAMPVAARYVDVDPLDRTGQVSALAALQVRFTALGIVLLALLIGAHRWRGGRHYVVAKHLVCAALAGLASGFLAGGIVVALRGTPWPLFGLSGDTGRLVQWSESIVHGHGNPNPTYPPLTLHALAWWAQLFHHGDTASAFRDMEIGGAAITGPAAYLAWRFVLSPLWALVVGVVPAYSIIDPYKPYGAVVMIVLLPVFVVSVRHTTRVGGMAWRRVLVSALLFGLLYSVLFLTYPGSSLWSAPGLVAAVLLLFPWSKARVGRLLAFIGVTVGVFGVLCGWYVNDLIGPGNVDRAYGFDAYTDPAFFSMWRTDMPGDVGQWPPPGELAGLGLFSVLTFAGLGVALWLGWRRPLAVTVACVFAGTWLWRMEIASRMWATGTVQLWPRTDNQLLYCILVLGAAATAYGASRLGSWPPLPSRLGAHVGVLAAVLMVLGSAASSVSDYWMPAKTNSYKILAYVSQTMRKPDGTCPKYAPNHECSATGDQSWMNNFAGPRNH, from the coding sequence ATGAGGGCCTCCGTCGGGATGGCGGCGGGGCTGCTCCTGGTGGGCTTGTCAGGGTATGTGTTCCTGGCGGTCACCGGGCACTCCTCCACGCCCTCGGACGCCGCCGCGCTGTCTTCGCTGTACTTCCTGGCGGGGCTGGTGACGCTCGGCGTGTTCGTCGGTTTGGAGCAGGAGACCAGTCGGGCCACGAGCCGGGCGGTGGCCGAGGGGCGGGCTCTGGCGCCGGTGGCGCATAGGGCTCGGCGGCATGCCGCGTTCTTGCTCGGGATCACTGTCGTCGTCCTGGCGGCGCTCTCGCCGGTGTTGGTGTCGGGCCCGCTGCGGGGGCAGTGGGACCTGTTCGGGGCGCTGGTTCTGGCCGCTGGGGTGGGGGCGGTCTGTTATTGGGTGCGCGGGATTCTCGGCGGGCGGCAGGAGTTCCACGGGTACGCCGCGACGCTGGCCACGGAGGGGTTGGGCCGACTGATCCCGTGCGTAGCGGTGTTCGTGGCTACTGGCCGGGGCGGGGCGGCCTGGGGCTATGCGCTGGCGTTCGCTGCGGCGCAGGGGTTGGCGACGCTGGCGGGGCTGTGGTGGCTGCGGGAGGGGTTCGAGGACGCGGGGCGGGACTGTCTGGATGTCGAGGTCTCGGCGTTCGAGACCGGGGAGCGGTCGGCGGCCGGAGGGCTGGCGTTGTTGGTCGCCGGCAGTTTGCTGACGCAGTTGGTGGCGAACCTGCCGCCGCTGGTCGCCAGTACGCGGCTCACGCACTCTGATGCGGTGGCGGCGGCGTTCGGGCAGGCGTTCGTCCTGGTGCGGATTCCGCTGCTGCTGATCTCGCCGATCCAGGCGATGCTGCTTCCTGATCTCACCCGTTCGGCCGCGCGAGGGGACCATGCGGCGCTGCGGGGGCGGGTGCGCGTGGCGCTGGCGGCGGTCGCGGCGCTGGGGGTGGTGGGCACCGGAGTGTTGGCCGTGGCCGGCCCCTGGGTGCTGCGGGTCTTCTTCGGGACGAAGGCGGAGTTGTCGCACGAGTTGTTGGCGGTGTTGGGGGTCGGGACGGTCTTTCTGATGGCGGCGGCGATTCTGCAGCCGACGCTGGTGGCGCTGGATCGGCATCGGCTGGTGCCGATCGCCTGGGGTGCCGGGGCGGTGGTTCTGGCGGTGTTGGTGGAGTTGCCGGTGGATCCGCTGCATGCGGCGGCGGCCGGGGGCCTGGGCGGGCCGGCGACGGTGGTCGTGGTGATGGTGATCGGGCTCGTGGGGGCGCTGCGAGGAGTGCGGGGTGGGGCGGAGGCAGGGGCGGAGGCAGGGCTACAGACACGGGCGCGAGCAGAGACACGGGCAGAGGCGGTAGCGGGCGAAGCCGTTGGTGCCGCGGTCGGCGCTGTCAGCGGACGCGCGCCGCGTGACCGGGGGCGATCTCGGTCGTTCCCTCGGCGGCAGGGCCGATCGGGTCCGGAGAGGCAGGGCGCGATGACCAGCGGGACTCCGGGGCGGTGGCCGGGAGGCGGGTTCAGCCTGCGGCGGGTCGCGAGGCCGGCCGGTGAGGTGGCCGCGGCGCTGGTCGGGGCGTTCGCGATGCCGGTCGCGGCGCGGTACGTCGACGTGGATCCGCTGGACCGGACGGGGCAGGTCAGTGCGCTGGCGGCGTTGCAGGTGCGGTTCACGGCGCTGGGGATCGTGCTGCTCGCGCTGCTCATCGGCGCGCACAGGTGGCGCGGCGGTCGGCACTACGTCGTGGCGAAGCACCTGGTCTGCGCCGCTCTCGCGGGGCTGGCGTCGGGGTTCCTCGCCGGCGGGATCGTGGTGGCGCTGCGGGGGACGCCGTGGCCGCTGTTCGGCCTGTCCGGGGACACCGGGCGGCTGGTGCAGTGGTCGGAGTCGATCGTGCACGGGCACGGCAATCCGAATCCGACGTATCCGCCGCTGACGCTGCACGCCTTGGCGTGGTGGGCGCAGCTGTTCCACCACGGAGACACCGCGTCGGCGTTCCGGGACATGGAGATCGGCGGGGCCGCGATCACCGGACCGGCTGCGTATCTGGCGTGGCGGTTCGTGCTGAGCCCGCTGTGGGCACTGGTGGTGGGGGTGGTGCCGGCGTACTCGATCATCGACCCGTACAAGCCGTACGGCGCTGTTGTGATGATCGTTCTGCTGCCGGTGTTCGTGGTCTCGGTGCGGCACACGACGCGGGTCGGGGGCATGGCGTGGCGGCGGGTGTTGGTCAGTGCGCTGTTGTTCGGGCTTCTGTATTCGGTCCTGTTCCTGACGTATCCCGGGTCGTCGCTGTGGAGCGCGCCGGGATTGGTGGCGGCGGTGCTGTTGCTGTTCCCGTGGTCGAAGGCGCGGGTCGGGCGGCTGCTCGCGTTCATCGGGGTGACGGTCGGGGTGTTCGGGGTGTTGTGCGGCTGGTACGTCAACGACCTCATCGGGCCCGGGAACGTGGATCGCGCCTATGGGTTCGACGCCTATACCGACCCTGCGTTCTTCTCCATGTGGCGCACGGACATGCCCGGCGATGTGGGGCAGTGGCCGCCGCCGGGCGAGTTGGCGGGGTTGGGGCTGTTCAGCGTTCTGACGTTCGCCGGGCTCGGCGTGGCGCTGTGGCTGGGGTGGCGGCGGCCGTTGGCGGTGACCGTGGCGTGTGTGTTCGCCGGGACCTGGCTGTGGCGGATGGAGATCGCCTCTCGGATGTGGGCTACCGGCACGGTGCAGCTGTGGCCGCGCACCGACAACCAACTCCTGTACTGCATCCTCGTGTTAGGTGCTGCGGCGACGGCCTATGGCGCTTCGCGGCTGGGGTCCTGGCCGCCGCTGCCCTCGCGGCTCGGGGCACACGTCGGGGTGCTGGCCGCGGTGCTCATGGTGCTGGGTAGTGCGGCGTCTTCGGTTTCCGACTACTGGATGCCCGCTAAGACAAACAGCTACAAGATCCTCGCCTATGTGTCGCAGACCATGCGCAAGCCGGATGGGACCTGCCCCAAGTACGCGCCGAACCACGAGTGCTCGGCGACCGGCGACCAGTCTTGGATGAACAACTTCGCGGGGCCGCGGAACCACTGA
- the tsaE gene encoding tRNA (adenosine(37)-N6)-threonylcarbamoyltransferase complex ATPase subunit type 1 TsaE, which translates to MSVIPDQTGPGLPGPVLETPVATAGAMQDLGRRLGARLRRGDLVVLTGDLGAGKTTFTQGLGDGLGVRGPITSPTFVIAHVHPSLAEGGIPLVHVDAYRLGSLDELDDLDLDADVEQSVTVVEWGEGKAEVLADDRLDIVISREFAEELDEPGDSDVRWVVLRGIGERWTDADLAGLEDREQ; encoded by the coding sequence ATGTCGGTGATCCCTGACCAAACCGGCCCCGGGCTGCCCGGGCCCGTCCTGGAGACCCCTGTCGCGACCGCAGGGGCCATGCAAGACCTCGGCCGGCGCCTCGGCGCGCGGCTGCGCCGCGGCGACCTCGTGGTGCTGACCGGCGACCTCGGCGCGGGCAAGACGACCTTCACCCAGGGCCTCGGGGACGGGCTCGGCGTGCGCGGCCCGATCACCTCGCCGACGTTCGTCATCGCGCACGTGCACCCCTCGCTCGCCGAGGGCGGGATCCCGCTGGTCCACGTCGACGCCTACCGGCTGGGGTCCCTGGACGAGCTCGACGACCTGGACCTGGACGCCGACGTCGAGCAGTCCGTGACGGTCGTCGAATGGGGCGAGGGGAAGGCCGAGGTCCTGGCCGACGACCGGCTGGACATCGTCATCTCGCGGGAGTTCGCCGAGGAGCTCGACGAGCCCGGCGACTCCGACGTGCGCTGGGTGGTGCTGCGCGGGATCGGCGAGCGGTGGACCGACGCCGACCTGGCCGGGCTTGAGGACCGGGAGCAGTAG